GTTATTTATTTGATCGTTCGGAAAATTAGCATTTTCTGGATTGTCTAAATCCAAGCCGTCATTTCCTGCTGCATGCACAAAAAGCACATCGTTTTCAGCAGCATATTTAATGGCATCATACACCCATTGTGCATTGGGAGAGAATCCTTTTCCGAAACTTCCATTAATTATTTTTGCGCCATTATCTACCGCATAACGAATTCCTAAGGCAATATCTTTATCATATTCATCTCCGTTTGATACGGCTCTAATACTCATGATAGCCACATTATTGGCAACGCCATCAACACCTTTTCCGTTTCCGCGTTGGGCAGCAATAATCCCCGCTACGTGGGTACCATGGCTCTCTGCTTCTGAGCGACTTTGAGGGTTACCATTTCCGTAATTGGTATCGGTAATGTCATAAGGGTTATCGCCCACTACTTTTCTACCGTCAAAATCAACTTTTAGATTATAGTTTAATTGTTCGGTCATGACCCTAACTCCTTCAGAAATATCTTTTATAAAACTAGGCACATCGTCAGCGAAACTAAAAACTTGGCCGATCATTCCTACACTTTGCTGCATGGCTTCATCTTTTGGTTTTATGGCCGCAACTTCTTTTTTAGTATAGGTGGCTTTGCCTAATTCTTTTTGAATAGCGGCATCGGCAGTTTTTACGGTTTGCAGTATTTGCTCGTAATATTGTTTGTTTTTAAGCGCCTCATCATATTTTTTATCTAATGCTGCTTTCGCTTTGGCTTGATAGGCCGCATCGCCAATTTTTAAGCGAACAATACGCGCCATTTCTAATTGCTCATAATATGATTCTCCTAAAAAATTATACCCGTGAATATCATCTACATAGCCATTATTGTCATCATCTTTATTATTTCCTGGAATTTCTTTGGTATTGGTCCAAAGCACGTTTTTTAAATCTTCGTGCGTTAAATCAATCCCTGAATCTAAAACGGCTACAATTACTTTTTCTCCTTTTTTGTTTTTGATAATATCCGCATAGGCTCTTTCCACCGACATACCAGGGATAGTGTCTAAAATAAGGTCTGCATGACCCCACCGTTGCTTTTGGGTTTCGGTGACCTCCGTGATTTTTAAAGGTATACTATCTATGTTTTCAACGGGTGTACTTACCAATA
The sequence above is drawn from the Cellulophaga sp. Hel_I_12 genome and encodes:
- a CDS encoding S8 family peptidase, yielding MNFNFSKSMLGLIAGSAFLVSCVSAPVLVSTPVENIDSIPLKITEVTETQKQRWGHADLILDTIPGMSVERAYADIIKNKKGEKVIVAVLDSGIDLTHEDLKNVLWTNTKEIPGNNKDDDNNGYVDDIHGYNFLGESYYEQLEMARIVRLKIGDAAYQAKAKAALDKKYDEALKNKQYYEQILQTVKTADAAIQKELGKATYTKKEVAAIKPKDEAMQQSVGMIGQVFSFADDVPSFIKDISEGVRVMTEQLNYNLKVDFDGRKVVGDNPYDITDTNYGNGNPQSRSEAESHGTHVAGIIAAQRGNGKGVDGVANNVAIMSIRAVSNGDEYDKDIALGIRYAVDNGAKIINGSFGKGFSPNAQWVYDAIKYAAENDVLFVHAAGNDGLDLDNPENANFPNDQINNGQEFADNVITVGSLTNKYGSEMVSSFSNYGTINVDVFAPGSDIYAPVPGSKYEFNNGTSMAAPGVAGIAALIRSQYPKLKASQVKQIILQSGLTTKTKVVTPGNPSVSSNFNVLSKSGKMANAYNALILADQVSGVRVKL